The window attatatcttaccaattggatctaagattattgtgttgtgtgttcttttttttttaatgattcaaTGAACATTTGTTCCTTTTATTCACAAAACATAAGATTTACCCCTTTGTTGAGTCCCTTTTCTTTATGATTTTACACAAAGAACCTTGAGATATATCAAGTATAAAACATgtcaaaaaaaatctttaaaatttacaAACAGGTACTTTATACAGAGTTCTCTataaaatccatcaatgtaaaaaGGACATTGGACTGAATGTAAGGCGAGTCCAGTTGTCATTAGAGTTATTTGTGTTTTGTTGGAGACTTTTCTCTCCTCCGGTCCTGACTTCTCTTTGATTCTCTAGAATGTTCAGCGTATCTGCTAGGTTTTTCCCAGCGTCTCTCAGCACCGTTCTGATACCTGTCGTCATCATCTCCTTTACGACCAGAATGCTTCCTACTCCTCTCTCTTGACTTGGAGCGATCTTTTCTTCTAACATTATCACTGTCCTGATTTCGGGTTCTTTGCTTCTCATTTTCAGAAAAAGAATCTCTTCTCTCTCGCCGCTTCTTCTTTGGCTCGCCATGCCTGTCTTCTGGCTCTCTGTGCGAGCCTTGTTCTCGGCCATTGCCAACTCTGCTGTAACTATTCTCATGACTTCTGTCCTCCATGTGCTTTGCTGGGGGATCTCGCCAGTCTGCATCTCGTGAGTTCTGAGCTCTGTGTCTTTCAGACCTTGCTCTCTCAGTCCTCCCTTCCTGATGCCTTtggtcctctctgcctccttctcgcCGCCTGTCACGTGCCTGGTGGCTCCTGGCTAACTTATCTACTTCTTCACCTCTGGcctttccttgtcttttctttcttgtacCTTTAGCTGAGGCAGAGCTCTGACTGCTGTCGGAGGAGTTGCTCGCTTCACTGGAGGACTCTGAGCTGCTCTCGCTGCTGTCAGAATCTGAGTCAGAGGAATCAGACCCCGAGGAAGACTCTGAAGATGAAGATGTCAGGACCGGTTTCTTCTGCTCAGCGTCTGCTTTCTGGGCTACGATGACCTTGGGCGTATTTTTCAGATGTTCTCGAAGTTCATCTGTCAATCCTCCGAGACCTATGGAAGTGAAGAAGTTGATGGCAAACCGGGTGTTGCGTGGGTTGTCTCGGGGTAACAGTCCTTCAAAGAACGGTTGAAGAGTTTCATCCTTTAACCTCGCATTCAGTTTAGGAAGACCCATGTATTCACACAGCTCCTGGAAGAAGATCTTGACAAAAATCCTACTGGATGATGTTGTCGTCTCTTCACTCAGCTTTATACACTCGAGAACACTCCACGGAAGTGAGTCTGTGTATAAAAGGTGAGCGAACATCTTAGCAACATTTCTCAATTTGTTTGTCTCTAGGCGGTGGATGGTGTCGTACTGTTCCTTGAATATACTTTCAAATGATTCCATGTACTCTTTTTTCAGCATACAAAACCGCCCAGCTAACAGGCCAAAAAATTTTTCATAGGTTCTTTGTTGGGCACAGCAATCAAGTATCATGTTGCAGAGTTCTTttgtttggctctcagcaaactCCATTTTCAGCAACTTGTGTGCACATTCTTCAAAATCTAAACTTGACTGAATAGCAAGATATATTGTACGGCGAAACGAGACTAGGTTGATTTCTGTTTTATCATGGATAGTTACTTTttgtcctccttcctcctcttctccttcctcctcgtcttcctcctcctcctcctcatcttcactACTTCCTGCTTCCTGGTCTGTGTTTGAGTCACTGTCTCCTTCATcaaggatttcttttttaataaccTTGTACTTCTCTTCATTCTCCATAAAATTAGGATCCATCTTGAAAACATTAAGAACATCTTCTGGATTGTAGTCATCCTCCAATGGGAGCATGTGTGTAAACTGATCATCCTCTTCCACTAAGTCAAGTCCTTCCAGAATAACAGGGTGGTCCTTGAATCCATCCTTCCGTACAGCAAACATCACTTCAATCATGTACTGGACTCTTTTGTCAATCTCGGACTCATGCACAATGTTTCGCAGGCGTTCAAAGATTGCATTGATTCCCCTTGGTGACACCTGGGTTAATTTGAGACCACACTCCTTGAGGAAGCCGATAGCTACTTCAACACTGTCATCTGTTGGTCTCTCTAGCAGCAAAGTGAGGATCTCCAGGCACAGAACCTCATGTGCCACATTTTGATTAGTAAGATGTGCCACAAATTTTGAAGCAGTCAGGCAAAGTTGCTTATCGTTCCTTCGGTATCCTTTACGAAAATTAATAATTAGTCTCTTGAGGATCAGTTCTCCAATCTGTGGGAACTTTGAGTTGATTATCGCCACCAAAGCTGCATAAAGGTGAGTGAAGATGGGAGAAGCGCTCTGTGCTTGCAGAACAGATCTGGACAGCAGTCCTCTCCCTCTGAC is drawn from Rattus norvegicus strain BN/NHsdMcwi chromosome 6, GRCr8, whole genome shotgun sequence and contains these coding sequences:
- the LOC134479417 gene encoding pre-mRNA-splicing factor CWC22 homolog, which translates into the protein MKSSVAHMKSSGHDRRESHNSYHRRSSSPEDRYTEQDRSPRDRDYSDYSRSDYERSRRGYSYDDSMEARSRDREKRREREREADHRKRSRKSRSPERRSPDRGVSQSSTQEEPTSKKKKKDEQDPLLTRTGGAYIPPAKLRMMQEQITEKTSLAYQRMSWEAMKKSINGLINKVNICNISIIIQELLQENIVRGRGLLSRSVLQAQSASPIFTHLYAALVAIINSKFPQIGELILKRLIINFRKGYRRNDKQLCLTASKFVAHLTNQNVAHEVLCLEILTLLLERPTDDSVEVAIGFLKECGLKLTQVSPRGINAIFERLRNIVHESEIDKRVQYMIEVMFAVRKDGFKDHPVILEGLDLVEEDDQFTHMLPLEDDYNPEDVLNVFKMDPNFMENEEKYKVIKKEILDEGDSDSNTDQEAGSSEDEEEEEEDEEEGEEEEGGQKVTIHDKTEINLVSFRRTIYLAIQSSLDFEECAHKLLKMEFAESQTKELCNMILDCCAQQRTYEKFFGLLAGRFCMLKKEYMESFESIFKEQYDTIHRLETNKLRNVAKMFAHLLYTDSLPWSVLECIKLSEETTTSSSRIFVKIFFQELCEYMGLPKLNARLKDETLQPFFEGLLPRDNPRNTRFAINFFTSIGLGGLTDELREHLKNTPKVIVAQKADAEQKKPVLTSSSSESSSGSDSSDSDSDSSESSSESSSEASNSSDSSQSSASAKGTRKKRQGKARGEEVDKLARSHQARDRRREGGREDQRHQEGRTERARSERHRAQNSRDADWRDPPAKHMEDRSHENSYSRVGNGREQGSHREPEDRHGEPKKKRRERRDSFSENEKQRTRNQDSDNVRRKDRSKSRERSRKHSGRKGDDDDRYQNGAERRWEKPSRYAEHSRESKRSQDRRREKSPTKHK